In Deinococcus maricopensis DSM 21211, one genomic interval encodes:
- a CDS encoding alpha/beta fold hydrolase, with the protein MTTPQRRTFTRVHGTLTHDATCGDGGNADTVVIVPGLGCASWMYRRLAGCLAEHVRVVRYDPPGHGLSRGRGRPRPLDRAPLYPHGIEDLTDHLATWMTGRGLQGATVLGHSLGGEVAIDLAARWPDLPARLVLLAPTGIPENPSVRVQALRFLQDLPLERPALWPRAAGAYVRAGLRRIYALARDQKAHMTGPLIPRVQCPVLILKGERDPVIRPWTIETLCELLPHAHAHVIPGGSHAIMDSRADEVAALTVAFMRDHPH; encoded by the coding sequence GTGACCACCCCGCAACGCCGCACCTTCACGCGCGTGCACGGCACCCTCACCCACGACGCCACCTGCGGCGACGGCGGGAACGCCGACACCGTCGTGATCGTCCCCGGCCTCGGCTGCGCGTCGTGGATGTACCGCCGCCTCGCGGGGTGCCTCGCCGAGCACGTCCGCGTCGTCCGCTACGACCCGCCCGGACACGGCCTCAGCCGCGGTCGCGGCCGCCCCCGCCCGCTCGACCGCGCGCCACTGTACCCGCACGGCATCGAGGACCTCACCGACCACCTCGCCACGTGGATGACCGGGCGCGGCCTGCAGGGCGCCACTGTCCTCGGGCACTCCCTCGGCGGCGAGGTCGCCATCGACCTCGCCGCGCGCTGGCCGGACCTGCCCGCCCGCCTCGTGCTGCTCGCCCCCACCGGCATCCCCGAGAATCCCAGCGTCCGCGTGCAGGCACTGCGGTTCCTGCAGGACCTTCCGCTGGAACGCCCGGCGCTGTGGCCGCGCGCGGCCGGCGCGTACGTCCGCGCGGGCCTGCGCCGCATCTACGCCCTCGCCCGCGACCAGAAAGCCCACATGACCGGCCCGCTCATCCCGCGCGTGCAGTGCCCCGTCCTGATCCTCAAAGGCGAACGCGACCCGGTGATCCGCCCGTGGACCATCGAGACGCTGTGCGAACTGCTGCCGCACGCGCACGCGCACGTGATCCCCGGCGGGTCGCACGCCATCATGGACAGCCGCGCCGACGAGGTCGCCGCCCTCACGGTCGCGTTCATGCGCGACCACCCGCACTGA
- a CDS encoding alpha/beta fold hydrolase, translated as MHERHEYRDGTYRLTYTVDGSGPPMLLIHGLSGSRRWWRRNLHALQAHYTVYVVDLVGFGSARRQRPLGVRESADLIARWMGSLNLTPAAVVGHSMGGHISAHLAARHPDRVAALVLVCASGLLRGDWWRVALHLPRAALAGKADFLPTIMFDAARAGLVTLVRATRSLLADDITDFLARIQVPTLVVWGARDALVPLPLGKALSEGIQGAQFVVFPRAGHVAMVDAAADFNREVLTFLAAQVPAA; from the coding sequence ATGCACGAGCGGCACGAGTACCGCGACGGAACGTATCGCCTCACGTACACCGTGGACGGCAGCGGCCCACCCATGCTGCTCATCCACGGCCTGAGCGGCTCCCGGCGATGGTGGCGCCGCAACCTCCACGCCCTGCAGGCCCACTACACCGTGTACGTCGTGGACCTCGTGGGGTTCGGCAGCGCCCGCCGCCAGCGGCCCCTCGGCGTACGTGAAAGCGCCGACCTGATCGCCCGCTGGATGGGCAGCCTAAACCTCACTCCCGCCGCCGTGGTCGGGCACAGCATGGGCGGGCACATCAGCGCGCACCTCGCCGCCCGCCACCCGGACCGCGTGGCCGCGCTCGTCCTCGTGTGCGCGAGCGGCCTGCTGCGCGGCGACTGGTGGCGCGTCGCGCTGCACCTCCCGCGCGCCGCGCTTGCCGGCAAGGCCGACTTCCTGCCCACCATCATGTTCGACGCGGCCCGCGCCGGCCTTGTCACGCTCGTGCGCGCCACACGCAGCCTCCTCGCGGACGACATCACCGACTTCCTCGCGCGCATTCAGGTGCCGACCCTCGTCGTGTGGGGCGCGCGCGACGCCCTCGTGCCCCTGCCGCTCGGCAAGGCCCTGTCCGAAGGCATTCAGGGCGCGCAGTTCGTCGTGTTCCCCCGCGCCGGGCACGTCGCCATGGTCGACGCCGCCGCCGACTTCAACCGCGAGGTGCTCACGTTCCTCGCCGCGCAGGTGCCCGCCGCGTGA
- the pdxT gene encoding pyridoxal 5'-phosphate synthase glutaminase subunit PdxT has protein sequence MTTPHVGVLALQGAFREHKHALERLGARVTEVRLPRDLDGLHGLVIPGGESTTIGKLLVDYDLRNPIRDFHARGGALWGTCAGAILLAREVHGAPKQFGGVQPGLDLMDITVRRNAFGRQVDSFEEHLHVQGLTEPVHAVFIRAPIIERAGEGVDVLARHGDDIVLAQQGRLLACSFHPELGDGDALHRHFLTLAQSA, from the coding sequence ATGACCACCCCCCACGTCGGCGTCCTCGCCCTGCAAGGCGCCTTCCGCGAACACAAACACGCCCTGGAGCGCCTCGGCGCGCGCGTTACCGAAGTGCGCCTGCCGCGCGACCTTGACGGCCTGCACGGCCTCGTCATCCCCGGCGGGGAAAGCACCACCATCGGCAAACTCCTCGTCGACTACGATCTCCGGAACCCCATCCGCGACTTCCACGCACGCGGCGGCGCCCTCTGGGGCACCTGCGCCGGCGCCATCCTCCTCGCCCGCGAGGTGCACGGCGCGCCCAAACAGTTCGGCGGCGTGCAACCCGGCCTGGACCTTATGGACATCACCGTCCGCCGCAACGCCTTCGGCCGCCAGGTAGACTCCTTCGAGGAGCACCTGCACGTTCAGGGGCTGACGGAACCCGTCCACGCCGTGTTCATCCGCGCGCCCATCATTGAGCGGGCAGGGGAGGGCGTGGACGTCCTCGCGCGCCACGGCGACGACATCGTCCTCGCGCAGCAGGGCCGCCTGCTCGCCTGCAGCTTCCACCCGGAACTCGGCGACGGCGACGCCCTGCACCGCCACTTCCTGACGCTCGCGCAGAGCGCCTGA
- the pdxS gene encoding pyridoxal 5'-phosphate synthase lyase subunit PdxS, which translates to MTTTPHTGTLRVKTGFAEMFKGGVIMDVVTAEHARIAEAAGATAVMALERVPADIRVDGGVARMSDPKMIKEIIGAVSIPVMAKVRIGHFVEAQILQALGVDFIDESEVLTPADESYHIDKHAFTVPFVNGAKNLGEALRRVGEGASMIRTKGEAGTGNVVEAVRHARTVLGEIRAIQARPVEELMTVARDLQAPYELVRYVHEHGKLPVVNFAAGGVATPADAALMMHLGLDGVFVGSGIFKSGGGDLGQIEKRARAIVKAVTHYQNPDILAEISEDIGAPMTGINIDSLIPSERLAERGW; encoded by the coding sequence ATGACCACCACCCCGCACACCGGCACCCTCCGCGTCAAAACCGGCTTCGCCGAAATGTTCAAAGGCGGCGTCATCATGGACGTCGTCACCGCCGAACACGCCCGCATCGCCGAAGCCGCCGGCGCCACCGCCGTCATGGCCCTCGAACGCGTCCCCGCCGACATCCGCGTCGACGGCGGCGTCGCCCGCATGAGCGACCCCAAGATGATCAAGGAAATCATCGGCGCGGTCAGCATCCCCGTCATGGCCAAAGTCCGCATCGGCCACTTTGTCGAAGCGCAGATCCTCCAGGCGCTCGGCGTCGACTTCATCGACGAATCCGAAGTCCTCACGCCCGCCGACGAGAGCTACCACATCGACAAACACGCCTTCACCGTCCCCTTCGTGAACGGCGCCAAGAACCTCGGTGAGGCCCTGCGCCGCGTCGGCGAAGGCGCCAGCATGATCCGCACCAAAGGCGAAGCGGGCACCGGCAACGTCGTCGAGGCCGTCCGCCACGCCCGCACCGTCCTCGGCGAAATCCGCGCCATCCAGGCCCGCCCCGTCGAGGAACTCATGACCGTCGCCCGCGACCTGCAGGCGCCGTACGAACTCGTCCGCTACGTCCACGAACACGGCAAGCTCCCCGTCGTGAACTTCGCCGCCGGCGGCGTCGCCACGCCCGCCGACGCGGCCCTCATGATGCACCTCGGCCTCGACGGCGTGTTCGTCGGCAGCGGCATCTTCAAAAGCGGCGGCGGCGACCTCGGCCAGATCGAGAAACGCGCGCGCGCCATCGTCAAGGCCGTCACGCACTACCAGAACCCCGACATCCTCGCGGAAATCAGCGAAGACATCGGCGCGCCCATGACCGGCATCAACATCGACAGCCTCATCCCCAGCGAACGCCTCGCCGAACGCGGCTGGTAA
- a CDS encoding YbjN domain-containing protein, producing the protein MADTALLTLETIAKYLREKEVQLDMEENNGQRFIRMGWRFEMGDAAVLVSVNDGPNNTSRLEVTCVTQKTYTERKAEVMTMLNERNRERAFSRSIDNDGNVWLEYVGFYPTLTEMPQETFDTLFGGVLMHFQDDYASLEGYVPAQGQQPQA; encoded by the coding sequence ATGGCTGACACTGCACTGCTGACGCTGGAAACCATCGCCAAGTACCTGCGCGAGAAGGAAGTCCAGCTGGACATGGAAGAGAACAACGGCCAGCGCTTCATCCGCATGGGCTGGCGCTTCGAGATGGGCGACGCCGCCGTGCTGGTGAGCGTCAACGACGGCCCCAACAACACGAGCCGCCTGGAAGTCACCTGCGTGACCCAAAAGACCTACACCGAGCGCAAGGCCGAAGTCATGACGATGCTCAACGAGCGTAACCGCGAGCGCGCGTTCAGCCGCAGCATCGACAACGACGGGAACGTCTGGCTGGAGTACGTGGGCTTCTACCCCACGCTCACCGAGATGCCTCAGGAAACCTTCGACACGCTGTTCGGTGGCGTCCTGATGCACTTCCAGGATGACTACGCGTCGCTCGAAGGCTACGTGCCCGCGCAGGGCCAGCAGCCCCAGGCGTAA
- a CDS encoding diguanylate cyclase, with protein sequence MPASPPPDLPARLQAMHRQAAALHTQDMHAACALNTEALALAEQHGTPTQIADALLATASSLLLLGEYAAARQHTDRANALLGPHSSAAQRARVLLVHGKIESAQGRYPSSSDALQRALALTETSGQTEHLGDILNNLAVNEHHLGQRDAALQFYLRALDQYEAQGDETGAVKVLVNIGGLEEELEQYDTALRHLRAAYQRARRAGNARSAALAVGNIACVHQSQGQHRQAIRYFHLAIRLQEHLNYRKGVLELHAFLGASHAALGNFDTAHACFELARRLADDLGDRRMRIEIHLRESRSLLDAGHLDDALGTLNRALQDATDAHYIVQTHAAHTLLCDLHEARHDHRAALQHLKAARALDRHLNTEAQERRLQGLLIEHDVKHTREIAEVQQQLNAELKRKNDALEAAYREQEALLQQLRWQAEELAHQARSDALTGLPNRRCFLERFEQERARADRTGAPIAVALIDIDYFKRVNDEHSHAIGDAVLCRIAELLTQGVRASDTAARYGGEEFALLMPDTDTYGARLTCERLRVAIAAHDWSTVHPNLQVTLSIGLHVAHGPEGAERMLASADARLYRAKALGRNRVQG encoded by the coding sequence ATGCCCGCGTCGCCCCCTCCTGACCTGCCTGCGCGCCTCCAGGCGATGCACCGTCAGGCCGCGGCCCTCCACACGCAGGACATGCACGCCGCGTGCGCCCTCAACACCGAAGCGCTCGCCCTCGCCGAACAGCACGGCACCCCCACCCAGATTGCCGACGCACTCCTCGCCACCGCCAGCTCCCTGCTGCTGCTCGGTGAATACGCCGCCGCCCGCCAGCACACCGACCGCGCCAACGCCCTGCTCGGCCCACACAGCAGCGCCGCGCAACGCGCGCGCGTCCTGCTCGTCCACGGCAAGATCGAAAGCGCCCAGGGCCGCTACCCCAGCAGCAGCGACGCCCTGCAACGCGCCCTCGCCCTCACGGAAACCAGCGGGCAGACCGAGCACCTCGGCGACATCCTCAACAACCTCGCCGTCAACGAACACCACCTCGGCCAGCGCGACGCCGCCCTGCAATTCTACCTGCGCGCCCTCGACCAGTACGAAGCGCAGGGCGACGAAACCGGCGCCGTCAAGGTCCTCGTCAACATCGGCGGCCTCGAAGAGGAACTCGAGCAGTACGACACCGCCCTGCGCCACCTGCGCGCCGCATACCAGCGGGCCCGCCGCGCCGGCAACGCCCGCAGCGCCGCCCTCGCCGTCGGCAACATCGCCTGCGTCCACCAGAGCCAGGGGCAGCACCGCCAGGCCATCCGGTACTTCCACCTCGCCATCCGCCTGCAGGAGCACCTGAACTACCGCAAAGGCGTCCTGGAACTCCACGCCTTCCTCGGCGCGTCGCACGCCGCCCTCGGCAACTTCGACACCGCTCACGCGTGCTTCGAACTGGCCCGCCGCCTCGCCGACGACCTCGGCGACCGGCGCATGCGCATCGAAATCCACCTGCGCGAAAGCCGCTCCCTGCTCGACGCCGGTCACCTCGACGACGCGCTCGGCACCCTCAACCGCGCCCTGCAGGACGCCACCGACGCGCACTACATCGTGCAGACGCACGCCGCCCACACGCTGCTGTGCGACCTGCACGAAGCGCGCCACGACCACCGCGCCGCCCTGCAGCACCTCAAGGCCGCGCGCGCCCTCGACCGGCACCTCAACACCGAAGCGCAGGAGCGGCGCCTCCAGGGCCTGCTGATCGAACACGACGTGAAACACACCCGCGAAATCGCGGAAGTGCAACAGCAGCTCAACGCGGAACTTAAGCGCAAGAACGACGCCCTCGAAGCTGCGTACCGCGAGCAGGAAGCGCTGCTGCAGCAACTCCGCTGGCAGGCGGAGGAACTCGCGCATCAGGCTCGCAGTGACGCGCTCACCGGCCTTCCGAACCGGCGGTGCTTCCTGGAACGCTTCGAGCAGGAACGCGCGCGCGCCGACCGCACCGGCGCGCCCATCGCCGTGGCCCTGATCGACATCGACTACTTCAAGCGCGTGAACGACGAACACTCGCACGCCATCGGCGACGCCGTCCTGTGCCGCATCGCTGAGCTCCTCACGCAGGGCGTCCGCGCCTCCGACACGGCCGCGCGCTACGGCGGGGAGGAATTCGCGCTGCTCATGCCCGACACGGACACGTACGGCGCGCGCCTGACCTGCGAACGCCTGCGCGTTGCCATCGCCGCGCACGACTGGTCCACGGTCCACCCGAACCTGCAGGTCACGCTGAGTATCGGGCTGCACGTGGCGCACGGCCCGGAAGGCGCGGAGCGGATGCTGGCCAGCGCGGATGCCCGCCTGTACCGCGCCAAGGCCCTCGGCCGGAACCGCGTCCAGGGCTGA